AACGTTTTACTCTCAAGTATTGGTATTAGATTTGTCATAAATAACAGTTTCGGCCTGGTAATTAACGCTAATTAAATccacataaaaaatgaatatgatagaagtatcaacattttcattaaaaaacgTACAGTCCAAGAAATTAATGAACATTTTGGAGAGGCAGCTGCAAGAAATGTCAATATAATCAGAAGAGTGAGGTCTAATTATTAGACAAACTATCATTAATAATACTGCATATAGGAGGTCGCCTACAAAATGTAGGCTATAAATCAACGAATTGTATCACAGAATTGAActctgtgaaaaatgcctgtaaATGTTGTGTCTTTTCTGGCATTCTGTACGTTGCAGAGCAGCCAAAAGGAATAACCTCCCTCTAATAATAATGGCCTAGTGCTGAGTGTTGTCATTAATAGCAGTTATCTGGTGCTTTAGTTGCTGCAGTTGGCCCCCCTGTGAAGACCCATTCAAGGTAACATGCTCTACCCGTGATGCATTCATGACTCTATTACCTCTGGTGCTGAAATCATCCACCAGAATGATCTCTTTGAGGAGGTGGGGTGGAGATCTATTGAGCACGCTGTGCACCGAGCGGAGGAGCGTGGACCACACTTCATCCACGAAACAGAAAATCACACTGGTAGACGGCAAATCATCGTGGACCACATTCTGTGcacacctggaaaacacacagcagaaacacagaagcatTCAGCTGGGCAATCACAGCCTGTTTGAGAGGTAAAATGTGTAGAAGAAGACTCACATCTCAGGCCTGGTGTCTGGGATGGCGCGGTCCGCTGGGATCTGGTCACTCAGGTAGACATTAAAATGCCCTTCATCCCATCTCTTCCTCACCTCTGCATCTTCGTTACTGGCAATGAGTGCTGCCTGGCCAAACTGGCCCACCGCGTTGGCATCTCTGGGAGCGTGAGTGATGTCCAGAGAAAACACTTTGTGGACACCTGGCTTTCTGACAGCAGCGGACTTATGCTTGGAGTCCTCTCCTGCTTGCAGCTTGATTGTAGGTTTCGTGGTTTCCTTCACTGCATTTGGATCACTCTTGACGATAACGTGTTCGTCCTCTGTTTCAATACTTGGCGCCTTTCCTTTTACGTCCTTGTTGGGAGGTTTAGATGTTGTTTTAACAGGGTGCACCTCCTTGGCCTGTGGCTGGCTCTCTTTTGCTCCAGTCTTGATCTTCTCGTTTGTCTTTGAATCAATTTTGTCCAGAGCGTTTTGCACAACATCTCCAGTTTTAATTGGTCCCTTCTTTGAGGTTGGCAGCAgagcatgtttgttttcctgaacACCAGGAGGCACTTGGGTGATATTAGACACTACTACAGGTAACATCACTTTCTTAGAGCCATCAATTACTCTACTTTTCTCTAATTTTGTATCATTCAGATCCAAGTTTActgcttttttctttgcagGAACACCTTGCtttgatgtgacattttgttctttgtgttcagAAACAACATATTTAGGGGGGTCCGTCTTGGGAAATTCTCCTTGTTGATGAAAAGAGTTCATCTTTTTATCCCCCAACACTTGGTCCTGTTTCTTGCCTCCCTGCCTGTAAACTTGAGCTAGTTTGACGCTTGAACTGAGTGGTCCCTTCCCAGCATGTGTGACAGTGAAGTCCACCCTCTGAACAGGGTGTTTAAACCCCCTTTTCATCAGCTGTGTCGCCCTGGACTGCTGTTTGaaaatctccctctctcttatcACTTGCTCCTTCAGCAGCTGACTGTTCACATCGTTTATTGATAGACGAAGAGCAGCCATGTCAAACAGCAGCCAAATCACAGAGGCGATGAACACAAACGCGAGTACCCTCCCACTCCCCCTCAAGTATCTCCTAACCTTCATCATTCTCAGGTTTTTGAAACAAGGAAATCCAGGCGAAAATATAGAAAACGTCAAAATATCCTACTGTGTGGGCCACCTTTGAGTTGTAGgcaaagttttattttctttggagAAGTTAGCTGCCTGCGTGGCATGCTAGCGATATTACCCGGAGCAGCAGCGGTAGTCAGTGTTGTCAGTCAGACATACAGCAGGGTCTGACACCCACATCCCAGCACAAAGCTACGACGTAATGTTATTTTTTCCATACCGTATCGCTCCGGTCATCTCCAACTGCCGGGGGACATTATCTTTGTTTCGCGAAATTCGCGAAACTTCTTCGTCACTTAAAGAAAGTTGGCTAAAGTTTCTTCGCTGAATCTCCACGCCACAACTTTGACTGACACACCGTTTCGTATGAGGACGTAGCAACCAACTTCCACCTTGTCAGTAAACTCTGATTGGACAGATTGACAAGGAAAGTCTCGGCCTACACGGAGCTAACAGCAAGCTAGCCGGAGGTAGCTAGAGCGCTACAGGAAGTGTGGCGTttaaccttcaaaataaagcagatgGTAGATGGAATTACTAATTGATGAATTATTTCCACGCATATAACGCGAGGACCTCGTGGTAAATCACTGCAAATCACTGAAAAATCAGTCACACCACGAGGTCCATTAAGTAGCTGATCTGAAGCCTTTGATCATAAATAGAACAGCTACTTAATGCATGTTGTGACCTTGATTTCTCAGCTGCTTTCTCTGGCTATCTACAAAGTAATTTATCccactcaaggtccactcacTCACTTGTTCTAGAGCTTTTGACTAAATCACATGGTCCTCATGAAGAGTGCTGACACGTCCTAACTGTAGCTAAGAATCATCGACAGTTTGACCACATTTCCATGGCAACGGAACTAATCTGCCGATGAGGGCCGTGTGATGTGCTCAAAAGCTCAAGAAAAAGCAACTTTGTGGACCTTAAGttggtattgtttttttttccaactgcTGTGTTCAAGAGTAAAGTGTCAGCCTCAGTTATTGAAACAAATTATGTTTAGTGACAACTTTACTTTGTAGGTCTTAACCGGAAGCCATTTCTTAAGTTTTACAGCTTCACGTTTACGTTGGTGAAAAGTGTACCAGCCACTTGTCTCGGCGTCAAACTGGAGGCTACATGTCAAACTGGAGGTGCAGTCCGACAGTAACTCATATGGGTTGAGCATAAAGTGTCTTTTGTCTGTTGACGTTTTACGTACTCAAGCTAAACCTGCACGACCGACtctgcacgcacacaccttAAAATGCGGTATAACTTGATTTATCGTTGTGATAAATCTGGAGTGCACGTGTGCTGTTGTCAACGTATTCGTGTAGGTgagtttttaaatcaaattgaaccacatataaacatgtttaaCAGACCAAGGGCTGCCACAATTTAAATGGCTAAATTGTAGCCGCAGGGTTATTTTCATCCATGAATCAATGCTGAATTTTAGATCAAGTGATCAATCAATAGTTTAGAGAATGTCAATAATGTTTGACATCACCACAGTGATGTCTTTCCTCTTATGTTAACTTCCTATATGTTTGACCAACAACTTTATACATTTATGGTGTGAAtctgatgaaaaatgtgaatttcGGTTTTCCTAACTAGTCATAATTTTAGTTTTTActattgttttgttaaatataACTATCATAAAcactgttttggtgttttcttgattaattatttagtctatgtcaaaaaatggtgaaaaatgtccaggTGATAGCAGGTTCCAGTCCAGTTTATATTTGGATAATGGGTTGGACCTTTTAATGATattaaacaaagcaaacaaacaaaagaaccCAGCAAATCTTCATATTTTCTGGTTTGGTGAATCTGACAATGTCCTGAAAAGGACAATAACTCTACACCAAACATCTTTGGTAGCAAAATATGCACACTACCAAACATAGAGGCACAATACATTCCCCAATGAACATTTTAGTGAGATTACCAATATCCTAAAACatcagtatctctctctctctctctctctctctctctctctctctctctctctctctctctctctctcacacacacacacacacacacacacacacacacacacacacacacacacacatgtacaggcACACATGCACGATTTGTAAAACCCATGTTACTGCAGCTATTAGGCAGTGATTAGTGAAGGTGGTGACAGGTTTTCCTCTTCATCAGCAGGCCTCTCCTGGGAGTCCCATTGGCTCCATCCAGCCTATTAACAGTCCCCAacatgaggagggaggggagtggTACCTCCCATGGTGGCTGCCCTTAGCCACACTACACACGCTTTCATTAGTGTGTTAGCTAAATGATTGGCCTCAGGATAGCCCCCGAGCCCTGCAATGCATGTGTTAGCTTATATGTTCCATCCACTGGGcaatttattcatgtattcatccATTTCTGCATTCACACTCATGATGGCATCATTTGGTAaatttgattgtattttctCTAAACCGAACGGGCACAGGGTCGGGGAAAAACACTAGCAAGACAGAGGTGAGAGAGCATGTAACGGCGTGTATGACTACACAGAATTTCATTCATAGTGGCATCACCTGAAGTGAAacaatgtgcaaacacacaggtgTCTGCTCTTACGTATATGTCGATTAATTCATCAGTCTGCGATcaattttcataatttattaattgtttgAATCATTTTCCAAGCAGGAATgccaaatatatatttgtttgagtgtgagcattttctgcttttctcaaGTTGAACatcttttggttttgatttGTTGGTcagaacaagacaagacaagcaatttaaagaccgcaaattaattgaaaatgaaagtaacTGTAAGTTGCAGTTGATTTGATGTAATATCTGTAAATTTGAATGTGTTCAACAGCTTTCAGTGCATTGAGTTGATGTATTTTTACCCATCTAAATGCTGTTCCTCCACCCGAGAGCATGTTCTTGGTATTTTTTATAGCAGCAGTGCCAACTGAAAACCACTTGAAAATCACGCAAAAGTTCTTCACTGATAAAGATCAACCACACCATATTGATCTACGGGCTGTTATTATATCACTCTAGAGTCACAAACGCCTCCGTGACATCTTTTGAGCTAATCAGTCTCACTAACTTTGATTGTGCCTGTTGACCTCAGTATGATAAGAGGGAGTAATTGGGACGAGTGTAAGAAAAGAGGTGGCTAAAACGCCCACCTCTGTTAGAAATACTCTCGTAATTCACATGTAAGCGCTCTCTGAATGAGCTCAGTCATAATGTCTGTAAATGCTCACAGCTCCAGTAGTCTTGAGTTTTGAGGGTGGTGAGTCACCCCGACAAGAAAGTTCAGCACTTAATACAATAAGCATGAAAAGAATAATAGCCTTTTTGTCACAATTGACATCTGTAACATAAGCTGTCTTGACGTTTTCCCATCAAAGGGATTAGACAAAATTAAGGCAAGTGGGAATCGTACATTGACACTGGCATGTGTGAAATGAGCTAAATGTACTTGTATGATATCTTCAGAACATGTTAATTAGACCCTGGAATTAAAATTACAACAGTTGGTTGGTAATTTACATAGAGGTCATGTTGTGCTAATATGGCACTCGTTGAAATAGACAGCCAGCAACAATATGGTTAAGTCTGACCCACTGACATTTTCAGCTCCAAATTATGCACATTGTGTGAATTAAATTAATTAGAGAATTCATTAAGAAATATGGCTTGCGGAAACGAGTGTAATATTTAGTTATGTGATGtaattttctttcattgttaAAGATAATTTGTTTCATAACAGTTCCTGCGGTAGTTTTCCCCCCTGTGCTAACTATGATGTATGTAATTTGTTAgccatttaattaattatgatTAGAAGTAGTGAATGTACAGCTTGTTTTGACAGATGGTTCCCATCAGGGAGACCTTTGCACAATTAACTTATAATCAATTACATCCCATTTCCCCCCGTTTGTTACATCTTGAAGTTTGTGTGGAAAATATCCGTAGCATATGCATCATATCAATGTTTTACCCTGAATACATCAAATGAGCAATTATCTATAATTTGCCCAATAATACAAAGCAGATAAACAACTTTGATTCATTTCATGCTTTGTGAGATACCTGCGAGCTCGTGTAGACTGCTCACTTAGTGACTGTTTCAGCTACTTATGTCCTCTGTTTGATGTATTCATGGGATTCTCAAATCATAAATGTTTCTCCCACTAAATGAGAGTACCATAAAAGGTTTATTGATCGCTTTACTGCAGATTTGACTCTTTTCTTGAACACATACTGTGtcatcacactcacactgacttAATTAGtgccttgtttttgtctgttaacACATTATCttgcacatattttttttttatcatttcaagGGCTTAATGCAGGCACATCTGCTGCTAAACCTGTAAATGGAAAACCCGGGAAGCTATTAGGGCGCCCCTCTGTTGTACTTGTTTAAGTCCACAAGATGGAGCTTTAGCTCTGTTCATGTTGTGCGCTCTCTGGTGGGATGATGATCATTTGGCTTGATGGAGGAATCTGCAGCAAGGACTCACGTTGTCCCTTTGCTATATATCAGTTGAAACTATAAGTTTAAGAAGTAACAAATGAAGCTTATAAAGTATTGACACCACTGaaatatcatttgtttttaatggattttgACAGTTTATGTAGCATGCAGCTTTTGTGATTAAAGTCAGGTggggttttatttatttttttattataaaccCTTGTGATCCTTTGGGTTTGCAGCAAATTCTAGGCTCTACACTCATTCTGCtcatttttcttgcttttcttcaGGCTTGGAAGAAATAATCGTCTCAGAGCAAAGGAAACCATTGCACCTTCTGCAGCGTACAGGTAGAAAATTCTCTTTATGACATgattttatctctgttttgccaGCATCCACGGGCAGAGAGAAAGGATAAGACCCCTGAACAGGACTGTGATTTTGCCCCAGTCATCCGATGGTTCTGTGTTTAGTCCGTTTATAATCAATATGATATATAATCTATATAACATTTCATATTAGTGTTGAAGTCTCTGCACTACAGATCAGGCAATAATCTTGTTTTGTGAAACCGAATGTTTCACCAAATAAGTTGAATGTTTAAGAAGTCCACAGccttttatcattttctttttccaggtgACATGAAGGTGATACTGATTTGGCTCCCACTGGACATGACTTAATGTCTGACATAAAAAATAACTACATAATTTGTCTCAATCCAGAGGGCTGACTTGGCATGGATAGCAGCAGTCCTAAATGTCACCCTATAATGAGTTCTGGCCAAAGGTACACAGTTAGGACAGTGCCCGCTGGCACCTGGGATGC
This window of the Enoplosus armatus isolate fEnoArm2 chromosome 11, fEnoArm2.hap1, whole genome shotgun sequence genome carries:
- the LOC139292348 gene encoding polypeptide N-acetylgalactosaminyltransferase 5; its protein translation is MMKVRRYLRGSGRVLAFVFIASVIWLLFDMAALRLSINDVNSQLLKEQVIREREIFKQQSRATQLMKRGFKHPVQRVDFTVTHAGKGPLSSSVKLAQVYRQGGKKQDQVLGDKKMNSFHQQGEFPKTDPPKYVVSEHKEQNVTSKQGVPAKKKAVNLDLNDTKLEKSRVIDGSKKVMLPVVVSNITQVPPGVQENKHALLPTSKKGPIKTGDVVQNALDKIDSKTNEKIKTGAKESQPQAKEVHPVKTTSKPPNKDVKGKAPSIETEDEHVIVKSDPNAVKETTKPTIKLQAGEDSKHKSAAVRKPGVHKVFSLDITHAPRDANAVGQFGQAALIASNEDAEVRKRWDEGHFNVYLSDQIPADRAIPDTRPEMCAQNVVHDDLPSTSVIFCFVDEVWSTLLRSVHSVLNRSPPHLLKEIILVDDFSTRDYLKEKLDVYMSQFPKVRIIRLKERQGLIRARLAGAAVAKGEVLTFLDSHVECNVGWLEPLLERIYLDRKKVPCPVIEVISDKDMSYMLVDNFQRGIFKWPLVFGWSALPEEYIKTNNMTISDPIRCPVMAGGLFSIDKKYFYELGSYDPGLDVWGGENMEISFKIWMCGGEIEIIPCSRVGHIFRGQNPYKFPKDRQKTVERNLARVAEVWLDEYKDLFYGHGYHHLLDKNIGNLTEQIELRKRLKCKSFKWYLENVYPDMDAPLVKAEGLVFNRGLRKCLSLQKGSLLFEICDLSKQSQHFNYTWMRHVRQQDLCVAPQGKGSGFALQVCENTKPELRWFHKSSNSALAEHLIAEFVSHHMCLEAGPQGDSLRLNPCEPRNTFQKWQFTHYHA